In the genome of Capricornis sumatraensis isolate serow.1 chromosome 4, serow.2, whole genome shotgun sequence, the window taagagtactggagtgggttgccatgcccttctccaggggatcttcctgacccagggatagaaccctggtcccctgcattgcaggcagattctttactgtctgagccaccagggaagcccagaggcagCCAATTGGAGGTTCTCAAAAAGCATCCAGAGGAGACTGGTTTGCTGCTAATGCAGCAGATGGTAATTACCCTAGGCACTCGGGCAGGGAAACCTGACTCAGAGCAGAACCCACAGGAGAGGGAGTGACTTAAAAGCCTTTTCCCCCTCCAGGCTTGGGGTTGCTCCTTTGAGCCATTTCCAGGACACAGATAGAGACAGCCAcatacaccccccacccccgggtaCTTGAGCCTTCACAATTGAAGACACAAAGATTGACTCACAGTGGATCTGCAGAAAGCTTTATGGAGAGAAATTATTCCATCctacagaaaagagaaaacaggctGGGGCAGAGGGAAGGAACGGGGTGGGGTCAGAAGCAGAGTCCTTAAGCTGGGCAGACCCAGCCTTCCGTAGGCACACCCGAGGCCCAGGAGACAGGTGGGTGGTACTCGAGTCTGAGCTCAGGACTCCAGGCCGAGATGACTCCGCTTAAGCCCGGAGAAGAGCCCATCTTTGTTCCAGTGCCAAGGGTAGGAAGCAGGAGTGTCTACACTGCCCTCCGAGTCTAGGAGCTCTCCCTGAAGCTGTTTGCTGTGCCCTTCAGCCTGGCAGATCAAGGGGGAGAGAAGCAGTTCCAGGCCCAGCACCTGTAGGGAAAGCAAAGAGATGAAGAGAAGGGCAGGCCAGGCCAGACCAGCGCCTCAGGCCCAAGTATCACATAATTGCCCTGGTGCCTTCCCAGGGTGCAACTGCGGGTTCGGATCCAAACCTAAAGCAGGGCCTGAGGCTCTGTGCTGCCGGCTGGCTCCCCGTGGTCCTGTTGACTCTGTCAAGGAGAACACCCGCGTCTCCCTCTTCCCCCACTAACCACAGCCTCCACCCTCCCAGGCTGCAGAGAAGCTCAGCCTAGGAAgagagagcacagaggatttcGGTGAGTCCCAGCCCATGCTCTGCTCCAGGACCTCATCCCTGCCCCAGGTCTGCATTCTTCCCCTCTGCCTGGCAAGCATCTCTCTCAGCCCAAACCCGCAGAGGTGAGAAGGGCCACCTGTGTACCTCCCATCTTCCCTCACGTGGGCTCCAGGCTGTGTTCAGAGAGGGGTCTCAGCAGCCAGGAGCCCAATCTCATGTGCCCCGAAGGCTGTGATGAAGATGTTGATGATGACACTGATAAAGATCAAGGCAGTGGCCGCGTTGTTAAGCTGGTTGAGACGCAACTGCTTTTCCACCTCATTAAGGTTCAGTAGAGctgtggagaagagggagaagcaaATGAtggtctgggggtggggagatgacAGCCTGGAGCCTCCCCCACCATAGCCCCTCAGAGATCAGGAGTTGGTGGCCATTGTGCTGAAATGCCTTCTCCCTCACTGACCACGTGGGGTGTTCACGTACTCAATAGAGCCGATTTTGGAAACTTACATTGGGTCTTCTCAGAGTGGGGAATGCACGCTCTAGGAATGCTGCTACAAGTTAGTGAGCACAGTCATTTAGCAGGTATTGTACTGGCTACTGGATGGGATGCTAGGAGGTAGGTCAGGGTGCCTGCTTGCACTGTGTCGTTGTTACTTGGGCACTTGAAGGTGCACAGGGCTAACAGCAGGTTACTGTATGACTGTGCAAACTCACGGTATGACAGGGAGGCATTCAGGACTtttcttcccacccaccccccgaGGCCAGCTCCAGGCCCGGGCTCCTTACCCATGACCACGAGGAGGATTCCGATGACCACCTGCAGGAGCAGAGAGATGCTAAGGAGGGTGACGAGGGCAAAGTAGTGATAGGAGGATGGACCCCGATCTAGCACCGCTTTCAGCTGCACAGTGTTGGACATGAAGAGTGACATGTCCAGCAAGCCCTCCGCCAGGCTCTTCTTGGTGGCATAACGGTTCAGGTTGATGGGTGGGCtcctccctgggctggggctccCAGGCTGTTGGGGACAAAATACAGGCTTATCTGGGAGGCTCCAGAAGAGAAGTGGTTGAGAAGCTGGGAAGgagtgtgctgagtcacttcagttttgtctgactctttgtgaccccatggacttaagccccccaggatcctctgtccatgggattctccaggcaagaatactggaatgggttgctaatcccttctttaggggatcttctcaacccggggatggaacccgagtcttctgcattggcaggtgggttctttaccactattgccacctctGTTTCCCCTGAGGGGAGAGCACTGCAGAAGACAGGACGAGGAGTTCTGAGGCtgagtggaaaaggaaaaggcatctCTCCTCCCAGAATGATGTGGGCCCCAAGGCGGGGTGCAGAGTGCCACAGATGGAACAGTAGCTGCACGCTCTTGGGTTCTGCTCCAACTCGACCTTGTGGGGACCCCTGGAGCCGCAGCCTTGCTCGGGCACACACCCCAGCTGTCACACCTGGTCCATCATACGTACACGTCTGTGAGCATGCATCTATGCACACAGGAGTACAGGCCGGTCAAAAGCTCTTCATTTGTTTGTTATTTAGAATTTATTGATGCATAATTTACATTTgatttgcttttgaaatattaAGATGAAGTTTTATTCTCATGAAGCCACTTACTCTGAGAGAGGGTCACAAGCAGggctgtgggggcagggggcaaacTGAATGCTGCAGGCAACCTGCAGTTTTTGAGGCGATTCATTTAGGATGGCGCTGGGGATGGATGCATGGCCTAATGAGGGCCCAGAGCGGGGAGACATGTTGAAAGGTTCTGGTCCCGCAGGGCACCATTGCCCCGAGTCCATGTGTTGGCGCTCGGGTCCGAAGGAGCAGCTTGAGCAACAGGGGTTTGGGCGCTGGGGGGTGGGGTACAAGTTGGTGTTTCTCCCTGAGGAATCCACTGACAAGTCAGGGTTGGTGTGAAACCTGGACTCACGGAGGCTAGgatgggagcctgctcacagtctGCCTTGGCTgacctgctgctactgctcctaagtcacttcagtcgtgtccgactctgtgcgaccccatagacagcagcccatcaggctctgctgtccctgggattccccaggcaagaacactggagtgggttgccatttccttctccgatgcatgaaagtgaaaagtgaaagtgaagttgctcagtcgtgtatgaccctcagtgaccccatggactgcagccttccaggttcctctgtccatgggattttccaggcaagagtactggagtggggtgccattgccttctccgttggctGACCTAAAACCCACCAAAGCTGTGAAATAAGGGTTGAAATGACTCAATGCTGACTTGGGTGGGCCAGTCACCCTGCAAGGTGGGGACTGTGGTTAGAGGACAGATGGCTGAGAGACTCGGGGAGGCGCTGCCTAGCAAGGGGTCCCTGtaacagtcgtgtctgactcttcgcgaccccgtgtaccaggcttctccgccccgtgggattttccaggcaagagtattggagtgggttgccatttccttctccaggggatcttcccgacccagggactgaacccaggtctcccacattgagggcagatgctttaccttctgagcccctggggaatcCCCAAAAGCAGGGGCAGGGTTTTCTTAAATTCCTCTGGACAATTTAGATGCAGCTTTGCCCTGAGGCAGAGGGATGGCTGAAATGACCAGAGGGGGCCCTCCCTATGGCCTGAGGATCCGATTAGATGAACCCCCGAATTCTGATGGATGCCCCGCTTTTGTTGACAGCCAGGAGCCCAGGAGCGACCCCCTCCCACcctagccccccccccccccccccccccccgcttcgCCAGAAATGCGGCCGGTGGGCCCGGACGGCCGCAGGGCGCGCGCCTGCCTCGGGCGCTGGGCCTTTAAGGCCGGCGTCCCGGGAACAAAGGCCCGGCCTGCGCGCACCGGTCTGAGTCACTTCAGTTCCTCTGCCCGCGCCCGCGCCCTccccgcccggcccggcccctCCTTGCCCCTCCTGCGCCCAGGGGTCTGAGGAGCCGGCGCGGTGGGCGCGGGCCGCCGGTGGCACCTGTAGTTGTCCGGGTCCTCTGGGCGGGGGCCTAGAcgccccaccgcccccacccctcgGCTCTGGGCCTCCcactttgggcctcagtttccacacccCCAAACGGGGGGTTAATGCCATTCGGGAGGCGTCCGAGTGAGACGGAAAGAGATCTCTGAGCCTCGTTTTTCCCATCTGAGGTCGGCCTCACAGGGACCCCTGGCCCTCAGCGTCTGTCTCAGCCCCCCTCACCTCCGCCCTCGCGCCCGCACTGTTCCTCCAGGACAGCGGGGCGGGCGGGCAGACCCCGGGGTCCTCCTTAGAGGTGCGCGGCCCCCAGCCTGCCCACCGCGCCGGCTGAGCACCCAGGCCGGCCCTGCTGACACGAAGTGGGGGCCCGGCGCTCTGGGCGGCAAGGGCACGTGGGTGTGACCCCGCAGACCCCGCCCCGGGCGCCCCACGCCGCCGGCGGGCGCGCACTCTGCCTCGCCCTGCCCTCGGTCCGTTTCAGACTGCCCTGTCCCCAGCCGGCTCGCTAAGTCCAGCTCCCCAGGCTGGTGTGGGTTCCAACTCTTGAAGCCGTGCACTGCTCCATTGTTCCGCCAGACGGTTATTTATCCCTTCATCCTTGCTGGcctgtatttttgtttcttgaggaaaATTGGGTTGGATAGGAAAGGAATGCCTTTTTGAGCAGAAAAGTAAACACAGTTTTGCAGCTGtttattgactcatttgaaaggaccctgatgctgggtaggcttccctcatagctcagttggtaaacaatctgcctgcaatgcaggagacctgggttcgattcctgggttgggaagaccccctgaagaagaaaacggcaatccactccagtattgttgcctagagaatcccatggacagaggagtctggcaggctacagtccatggggtcgcaagagtcggacacgacttagcaactaaaccaccaccacacctgatgctgggaaagattgaaggttggagaagaaggggaggacagaggatgagatggttggagggcatcaccaactcgatggacatgaatttgagtaaattccaggagttggtgatggacagggaggcctggcatgctgcagtccacggggtcgcaaagagtcagacatgactgaggtactgaactgaactgatagacagtAAGTTCAGTGGGAGCCACCTGCTTCAAGAGATCATTCTGCCCTTTCTTGGAAATGAGGTTACAGGGGTGTTCTCCCAAGGGGGTAAGTAACTGTCCTACCAAAAAGCCATGGGATGCCCTGCTTAGAGAGTTTAGGACCTGGAGCCCGCCTGCTGGGCCCTGAGAGGAGGAGAAGGCCTGGTGGGAAGGCCAGGAGAGGAGGATTTGTGACAGCTGGTGGGAACCGCAGGAGGCAGGCTAGGTCCAAATCGCGCTTCGGTGACAAGCTCGGTATTCCCATCGCCCAGCTCCCTTTCACATCTGCGAGATGAGGGAGGCAGGATGGATGATTTCTTATGTCCCTTCCAAGCCAGGGCGGTCCAGGTGCAGGGAAGTTCCTCCTCTGAGTGCTGGGGATATACCCTCTAAGAGGCAGAGTCCAGGTGGCTGGGCACCAGGCCAAGGTCAGAGGCCCTGAGTCACTCACCCTAGGCAGCTCCAGGGCAGGGGTGgccctccattgagtcagtcagcCCTGAGAAAAGCCACATGGCAGTTTCCCTATGGATCAGCTATAACACAGGGCATTAGACAGAACAGGCCCAGAGGAGCCGTGGGCTGTCGGCCCCGTGTTGGCCTCAAGATGCCCAACTACCCAGAAAAGCCACCTGGCAGGAGATGGCAAAGAGCCAGGCTGGtttcaaaaaaaggaaaggcGGATCCTAGCCCAGGAAGAGCAATTTGTTCAGGTGTGTGGATTGGGGCGACCTACTATGCCAACTCACCTTTAATGAGGTGCTGTAAGGCGAGTGCAGAGAAGGAGAGAGCAAACcgggcagtcaggcaagaaaagggaaaattattagagggaaaagagaaggtgACTGACTCTTAAGGAGAAACCAGCGTCCTCCCTTTCTGACAGAGTCCTTCTTATATCCCACCACTGAGAAGTTCTCCAAAGGGATGATCTTGTAGCcggaggtctggaatctggtgcTCTCGCAGCTTTGAGAAGATAGGCACCAGTGATAACAGGATgccatttgggcaatttggtcagtctcaaggATCACTGTGATTTACTCTTTGTTTGCAAGGTCAACATAATGAGCCATCTTAACAATGAGCCCCCATGTAGACCCTATAACCTGTGAGCTCTCAGCCTCTGTCAGGGTTAAGTGTGAAAAGGTGCCTGGGTCTGTCCTACTGTGGGCTTGCACAGTAGGTCCTGGAACTGGGGATGACAACAGTTTCCTCTTACAGATTACAGACCTTGTGCCTGACTCGGCTTAACATGGGACATGAGTCATCTTATGCAGTCCTCACACAGTCCCATGAAATTGGTCAGGGCACCCTTAGGTTGGTTGGtcggtcagtcgctcagtcgtgtctgactctttgcgaccccgtggactgtagcctgccaggctcctttgtccatgggattctccagacaagaatactggagtag includes:
- the NINJ2 gene encoding ninjurin-2 codes for the protein MEPERGIVDPQPGSPSPGRSPPINLNRYATKKSLAEGLLDMSLFMSNTVQLKAVLDRGPSSYHYFALVTLLSISLLLQVVIGILLVVMALLNLNEVEKQLRLNQLNNAATALIFISVIINIFITAFGAHEIGLLAAETPL